The following DNA comes from Loxodonta africana isolate mLoxAfr1 unplaced genomic scaffold, mLoxAfr1.hap2 scaffold_100, whole genome shotgun sequence.
GGGTATTCTGAAAAACCCAACATTATAAAAGTGGGTATGATACTTTGATTTCCTTCGGATAACATGATTCCTGTTGGAGAAAAAACACAAGTTGACtaggaagaagcagagagaggaaagaggTTTCATGTGGTTCTGTGGAGAGTGATATGAAACAGTGAGTCTCAAAGTATGGCCCCCAAATCAGCAACATCAGAATCATTTGGGAACTTATTAGGAGTGCAAATTCTTCAGCCCTACTGCCAACCTCCTAAATAAAAACTCTGAGATGAGGCTCATAATTTGGGGTGAAATCAGGCCTCCAGGTGATTTTGTTGCATGCTAAAGTGTGAAAAACACTGGtgtgaaaaatatataaatgaagaaaacctgttgccattaagttgattcagattcatagagacaatataggacagagtagaactgccccttagggttttgcAGCCGatctctcaaccactacaccaacgaaatccaaaaccaaaccctttgccatcaaatagagtccaactcatactgaacctataggacagagtagaactgcccatagagtttccaaggagagtttcTAAGGTCAACCATTAgaccaccaaagtttccactacAACgacagggctctctctctctctctctctctataaaacTTTGGAagtactggtggtgtagtggttaagtgctacagctgctaaccaagaggtaggcagttcgaatccaccatgtgctccttggaagctctatggggcggttctactctgtcctatagggtcactatgagttggaattgacttgacagcagtgggtcttTAATATATTactcttgttttttttatatacattacatatacatataactaTTTAAATGCTAGTCTTTGTTAGTATTATTAATATGAAACTAACATATACATATAGggcataaaagaaattaaagagacCAGAATCCAGGGTGGTACAATAAAAGCacaaaaaacctttaaaaattttagaattatttactttaaaattttccacctTGTCTAGGCATAGCATGGAATTAAATACTTACAGAATTTTTGAGTTGAAATATACCTTAAAATGTATCTAGCCCAACTTTTCACTTAATAGTTCAGATTTCTACACATAACCTTATCCCTGAGATGCTCGTGTAGTCTCTGTCATCAAAACCTCCATCAGTGGTACACTGACTCCTGAATATTTTATGGGGTTTCTATTGATTGTTGTGCTTAacttttattattaattaaatttaattaattaaaattttataagtagtaaaaattaatttctttcttatgcatatgtgtgtatacacacacatatatatatatagtttcaaGAAAGCATATCTATCTTATATTCACCAACaataattccattaaaaaaaattctacactGCAAATTATATATTTTCTTAACCAATACGAAGCAAGCCCTCTTTTATGATGAGATAAACTTGGCAATGAGAATAGTAACACACAAAATGACTGTCCCCAGGATATAGACATGAGGCTGGAGCTAAAACACATCAGTGATCTGTCTCAACTTTATAGCTTTGCCTGGACTCAGCCCCAGGAGTGCCTACTTTACATGTACTACAAGTAGCCCCGACACAGAGTATTTGTCGTGAGCATATTCTTCCCAATAACAAAAGGGACTGGGTAGATACATTTTAAACATCCATTATTGTTCACGCTATTTTAATAATTAAGCTCTCCCTCAACATTTGAACATATACCCTATTTTAACTAGGCAAAACCCTGGCAAGTTAGGGAGATGGCTACTATCCCTGCTACTACTTAAAACACTTATTAGGTCCATAACAAAAAGATACACAGAGAAAACTTTGACATTGTGCCCTAGCAATTTAAAATAAACGtgttgaaaacctatggattagAATTAGGATTTTATTCAAATGGAAGCTAGGACGAGGGGAGTTCAAAATCAGCAAACATCTCCAAAGTCTTCTGCCACTTTTCTCTATTAATTCTCAATAGTGTCACCACTGCCAGTTTCTGCAACACACGGTATAATTCTCAGGATCATTTCATGCCCTGTTAGTGAAAATTCAAACAGGTCCAACCATAAAAAGGGATCTATTACATTTTTTAATCCGTATGAGCTGGTGTTCCATGTTTTCTACCTTAACAgaaaaataccagaagagaactgaactgacctGAAACCAggagtttttgattaattaatttAATGAGGATTTCCTTTTAAGATTAATGAATTCCAGGCATTTTTCTTCTCAGTAAttaaacattctttaaaaaactaACAGACCTGAGGTTTGTAATACAAGTGACAGTACATTTAAATGAGTGTGCCAGGAAAATGGCATTTTATTTCCCAGATATAAGAAATAtcagagattaaaaagaaaaaaaaaaaaaaactgaacccaaaTCCACAGTCCAAAACTTCCCAGTCTCTGGGATTTATATCCGCTGCCATGACcgtgagtcgctatgagtcggaatcgactcgatggcacggaGGGTTTGGGTTGCCATGACCGTGGAGATATAGACCCCAGAGAATCATAACTAAAACATTACTCAGTGAGCCACTAACCAAGCAATTAGTTGAAATTCTCTCTTGTGTCATTGCGGTGgatgtattttctttaaaatcattAAGGGTAATTACTGAATCTATTCCATTAGTCTTCTTTtagaaattaaattattaaaagaatTCATATTTCTTGAAGAAAACATGAACTACAGAGTTTGAAAAaagaacatataaaaaataaatagctgCTATTAACTGTATTGCATTTGAAATTCTACATTTAAGTTTATAGTGGAGAAATGTGCAAAACTACCTTAACCAAATGATGAAGGTTACCATTATGAGTGATGCCATGGGCATATCATGCACTccctgatatgatgtgatgataaAGGCACTTCTCCTGTGTGAAAGTCTTCCTCAAAACTCAAAATCCCAACTTAATCACAGAAAGCCATCAGGCAAACTTAGATTTGGGGACATTCTATAAGATATCTAGCCAGTGCTCTTTAAGATTTTCAAagtcaagaaaaatgagaaaaaagttaGAAACTGTCACAGACCAGATGACACTGGAGAGACTATAGCTAAATGCCATGTGATACACTGAATTAGATCATGAAACAGAGagaggacactgataggaaaACTTGTGAGATTTAAACACAGTATGGAGTTTAGTAATACTAACACaccaacaatcaacacccatggaagcagcactcaagacatgaaatgatgtattgcattgggaaaatctgtgaCAAAAtaacctctttaaagtttaaaaagcgaaacgtcactttgatgactaaggtgcatttgAATCAAGCCATTCTATTTTCAATCTATTCATATGCATGTactccatgtgtctgtcatttgtcatactgtgggggcttgcctgttgctctgTTGCTGAAAGCTATTCCACCAgtattcgaataccagcagggtcactcatggctgacaggtttcagctgagcttccagactaagacagaataggaacaaGGAcaaagcagtctacttctgaaaagatttagccagtgaaaaccttatgaatagcagtgaaacattttctgatatagtgcctgtagatgagccccccagattggaaggcactcaaaatacgactggggaacaACTgctccctcaaagtagagtcggccataatgatgtggatggagtcaagcctttgggaccttaatttgctgatgcagcctgactcaaaatgagaaaaaaaacagctgcaaatatccattaataattggagtgtggaatgtatgaagtatgaatctagaaaaactgggaattgtcaaaaatgaaatgaaaaacataaacatcaacatcctaaacatgagtgagctgaaatggacaggtattggacattttgaagcaaacaatcatatggtctactatgccgggaaggacaacttgaagaggaatggctttgcattcattaccaaaaagaacacttcaatatctatcctgaagtacaatgttgtcagtgataggataatacctataaacctacaaggaagaccagtttatacaactattattcaaatgtatgcatCAAACActaaggcataaacagtatacaaaacattataaagaatgtagaagaaaaactagataactgggagctcctaaaaatcaaacacttatgctcatccaaagacttcgccaaaagagtaaaaagactatgtACAGACtgcaaaaaagtttttagctatgacattcctgatcagcatctgatctctaaaatctacatgatactggaaaactcagctacaaaaagacaagtaacccaattaaaaaatggataaaagatatgaatagacacttcactaaagaagacattcaggtagctaacaaatatatgaggaaatattcacgatcattagccattagagaaatgcagatcaaaactaaaatgagatttcatctcactccaacaaggctggcattaatccaaaaaacacaaaataataaatgttggagaggctgtggaaagattggaacacttctatactgctggtgggaacgtaaaatggtacaaccactttggaaattgatttggcacttccttaaaaagctattaatagaactaccatacgatccagcaatcctactccttggaatatatcctagagaaataagagcctttacacgaacagatatatgcacatccatgtttattgcagcactgtttacaatagcaaaaagatcgaagcaaccaaggtgcccatcaacagatgaatggataaataaattgtggtatattcacacagtggaatactacgcatcgataaagaacagtgacgaatctgtgaaacatttcataacatggagggacctgtaaggcattatgctgagtgaaatgagtcagttgcaaaaggacaaatattgtataagaccactattataagaacgtgtcaaatagtttaaactgagaagaacacgttcttttgtggttaccagaggggggagggagggagggtgggagacgggtattcactaattagatagaagataagaactactttaggtgaagggaatgacagcactcaatacaggggaggtcagtacaattggattaaaccaaaagcaaagaagtttcctgaataaactgaatgctttgaaggccagtgtaacaggggcagggttctggggaccatggtttcagggaacatctaagtcaattggcataataaaatctattaagaaaacattcttcaccccattttgaagagtggcgtctggggtcttaaacgctagcaagcagccatctaagatgcatcaattggtctcaacccacctggatcaaaggagaatgaagaacaccaaggacacaaggtgattatgagcccaagagacagaaacggccacatgaactggtgaatacatcatcctgagaccagaagaactagatggtgcccagctacaactgatgactgccctgacagggaacacaacagaaaaactctgagagagcaggagagcagtgggatgcagacctcaaactgtcataagaccaaacttaatggtctgactgagactagaaagactctggtggtcatggcccccagacctgttggcccagaacaggaaccattcctgaagccaactcttcagacatggattggactggacaatgggttggagagggatgctgatgaggagtgagcttcttggatcaggtggacccttgagactatgttggcatctcctgcatggaggggagatgagagggtggagggaattagaagctggggaaatggacacgaaaagagagagtggagggagagcatgggctgtctcactagagggagagtaattgggagtgtgtagcaaggtgtatatgggtttttgtgtgagagactgacttgatttttaaactttcacttaaagtacaataaaaattaactaaaaaaaactgcaaaaaaaaaaatcaactctcCTTAGTTTACATAAAAGGATACTGAGCTGCCAACTCTGAGATGATGAGTAATCTGAGGATGCAAAGAGCATTTCCAGACCTCCACATCAGTGTTTTTGTGTTGTATTACATTTCCTTCTGTCTTACAAGGTCCATTCCCTACAAAGTTCTTGTCTGagcccattttgatttctttcttctggaaggTTTAATTTGTTATgtttagtgttttatttttaattaaaaaccgCCAGCAATTTGGTCCACAACTTCCTTATGGCATTTTTCACTTCCTTATTCCTGAAAGTGTAAATCACAGGATTGAGCAGGGGAGTTACAATGGTGTAAAATATGGCCACCATCTTATCGAAGGAAAAAGCAGATGGAGGTCGGGCATATAGAGATATGCATGGGACAAAGAATAAAACCACAACAGAAATGTGAGATCCATAGTTGGCAAGAGCTTTCCTCCGGCCTTCAGAGCTATGTGTTCTTCGCGAGAACAAGATGACACAATAAGAGATAAGCAACAATGAGAACTTTATGATGCAAATAAACCCACTACTGCCAACCACCAAAAGGCCAAGTATGTGAGTATCAGTGCAGGCAAGCTCCAGTAATGGGTACAAATCACGTAGGAAGTGATTGCTGACATTGGGGCCACGGAAGGGCAGCTGGAAAGTAAAGAGAATTTGTATCACAGAATGCAAGAAGCCTCCTGTCCAGGCTACCCCCATCAGGATACCACAGAGCCTCCCGTTCATGAGAGAGAGGTAGCGCAATGGCTTGCAAATGGTAACATAgtggtcataggccatggcagaGAGAATAATTATTTCAGCACCAGCAAATAAATATTCAGCAAAGAGCTGGGTCATGCAACCCTCGAAGGAGATGGTTTTCCTCTCGTGGAGTGAGTCTACAATCATCTTTGGGGCGAATGCAGAGGAATAGCACACATCcaggaaggccagaaaggccagaAAGACGTCCATGGGGGAGCCCAGGAGTGCTGGGCTGCTGATAATGGTCACCACAATCAGCAAATTGCCCCCAACAGTTGCAATGTAGGAGAACAAAAATATAACAAATCCTATTTTTTGAACATTTGGATTCTGTGAAAGCCCCAAGAGGACAAACTCAGTTACAAAGCTTTGATTTTGCATGATGTCAGAGGAAAAGGCGGAAGCTACCACAGTGACCTTGAAGAATCTGAAATTATGAGAAAGAGATATTTGTCTCAGAATAATATATGGTATTAACTAGTCATCAACAGGTTGgtgcatccataagcaaagttaTTTTAAGTGCTtctatttttgttgagaatatgaaATTAGAAATTTCTTGAAGGTGGTAGTGAGACATCAGGCAGGATTGAgcttaaatactttaaaatagaGCTTCAGTATGAGGGAAGGGAAACACTCATATGTGGtagggatgaaaaaaaaatttttttaatctaggtGCTGACTCTGATTAGTCCATATTGGCTACCAAAAGTGACTTGTTGACAAGGAGTCTGAAACACATCGAAGCTCTGAAGAAAGGAGGACCGTAATGTCTTACTCTTGCCTGTTATTGGCATGGCAAGGGAACAAGCATGACTTGCAAGGGAAATGCATCTCTCACCTGAAGATTGCCTTACCTACAAATAGAAGAAGAGATAACTTGCAGTTTAAGAGGCACTTGGAAATCATACCTATTCTCTCAAATATTTCTTTATAAGTCTGAGCTGAACTGGACATTTATGATGAATTAATTAATTCCTTATAAAAAATAAAGGCCTGTGGAAAAGTGCCTAGCTGTATGCTTAGCAAGTAATAAGTTAAGTGCTGGGTTgatcttttaattcatcattttaaaatgaaaacagaaactgataaaaaaaaaaaaatacctacttCAAAATGTTGTGCTGATGACTAAGTAAGGCAATGGAAAGAAAGCAATTTCTGAGtgcctagtgtttttttttttttttttagtgtttaggATACAGTCCATGTTAAGTCTTATTATCCATGTGTTACTGGTAACAAACTCATCGTTTGAGAGGTTATATTCAAAAGAATAACAGAGGTAGATTTGGATtttctggctccaaagcccaAGTTGGTTCCGCTGAATtaatatggaaaaccaaaaaaccaaaaccaaacccagtgccatcgagtcgattccgactcacagcgaccctataggacagagtagaactgccccatagagtttccaaggagtgcctggtggattcgaactgccgacccttttgttaggagctgtagcacttaaccactacgccaccatggtttccttaaTATGGAGAgggatgagaatttttttttttagggagaacTTCAGAGCAAGGATGGCCTTTTTACAGTCTCCATTCACCTCTGAAGGTTAAAATCTTCTGATTCCTTTGTTCATGCATAAATGAGTCACCTAAAGGCAAAGAAACTGCAAATGATTTATAATCAGAGGGTAATGGCCTTAtcatatacattgttgttgttgttgttaggtgtggtcgagtggtttggactcatagcaaccctatgcacaacagaacaaaacactgcccggtcctgtgccatccttacaatcgttgttatgcttgagctcattgttgcagccactgtgtcaatccaacttgttgaggatcttcctcttttctgctgaccctgtactctgccaagcatgatgtccttctccagggactcatccgtcctgacaacatgtccaaagtaggtaaaacgcagcctcgccatccttgcttctgaggagtattctggttgtatatcttccaagacagatttgtttgtttttttggcagtccacagtatattcaatattcttagccaacaccacaattcaaaggcgtcaactcttcttcagtcttccttattcattgtccaactttcaagtgcatatgatgcaatcgaaaataccatggcttgggtcagatgcaccttagtcttcagggtgacatccttgctcttcaacactttgaagaggtcttttgcagcagatttgctcaatgcaatgtgtcttttgatttcttgactgctccttccatggctgttgattgtggatccaagtaaaatgaaatccttgacaacttcaatcttttctctgtttatcatgatgtagctcattggtccagttgtgaggatttttgttttctttatgttgaggtgtaatccatactgaagtctgtggtctttgatcttcattagtaagtgcttcaagtcctcttcacttccagcaagcaaggttgtgtcatctgcctaatgcaggttgttaatgagtcttcctctaatcctgatgccctgttcttcttcatatagtccagcttcttgcactatttgttcagcatacagattaaataggtatggtgaaagaatacaatcctgacacacagctttcctgactttaaaccaatcactatccccttgttctgtctgaacaactgcctcttgatccttgtaaaggttcctcataagcacaattaagtgttctggaattcccattcttcgcagtgttatccatagtttgttaagatccacacagtcgaatgtctttgcatagtcaataaaacacaggtaaacatccttctggtattctctgctttcagccaggatccacctgacatcagcaatgataccccgggttccatgtcctcttctgaaactggcctgaatttctggcagttccctgccgatatactgctgcagccatttttgaatgatcttcagcagaattttgcttgcatgtgatattaacgatattgttctgtaatttc
Coding sequences within:
- the LOC135229134 gene encoding olfactory receptor 4C15-like — its product is MQNQSFVTEFVLLGLSQNPNVQKIGFVIFLFSYIATVGGNLLIVVTIISSPALLGSPMDVFLAFLAFLDVCYSSAFAPKMIVDSLHERKTISFEGCMTQLFAEYLFAGAEIIILSAMAYDHYVTICKPLRYLSLMNGRLCGILMGVAWTGGFLHSVIQILFTFQLPFRGPNVSNHFLRDLYPLLELACTDTHILGLLVVGSSGFICIIKFSLLLISYCVILFSRRTHSSEGRRKALANYGSHISVVVLFFVPCISLYARPPSAFSFDKMVAIFYTIVTPLLNPVIYTFRNKEVKNAIRKLWTKLLAVFN